A DNA window from Kitasatospora atroaurantiaca contains the following coding sequences:
- a CDS encoding FtsK/SpoIIIE domain-containing protein, which produces MKDVNEIAPVLIGAVLALATLWAVVGLVRYLRVDRETRASIRQGMRIRFGWERLAKMAGLSVTDKTPTFLAELVSREGEVPKPRVLVPRIKVKPDRFGVMVRAKCLPKVGLEEFQRSARFLADAWRCTRVSVLPDGPGRVVIRAVRLDPLITPTEHVPTGTVPGSLDTWGLGLDEYADDVSLPLANVPGVTVAGLPGFGKTSLINKLICDLAPSDAVQFAVADGKVSTAHEGDYADLTPRLFAFAGDDLAEANALFKRMVKLRRGRSSSIRAVLGVKNMWHVGPSRIWPLTILIIDEAHTYFREYKGNDAETKKLAAVSAENARLVEDLVKKGRSVGIMVILATQKATGDAIPTFIRDVCPLGLSFAQKTAEASVAALGDDIRNWPDANPVNLQDPAYVGVASMGVQGRPGFTRVRTPYVSDADAARVADDTARLTEDPAAYLDVYPGPVDWKPAFMDDDADTLMTETA; this is translated from the coding sequence GTGAAGGACGTGAACGAGATCGCCCCGGTCCTGATCGGGGCGGTCCTCGCCCTGGCGACCCTGTGGGCCGTGGTCGGCTTGGTCCGGTACCTGCGGGTCGATCGTGAGACGCGGGCGAGCATCCGGCAGGGGATGCGCATCCGGTTCGGGTGGGAGCGGCTGGCCAAGATGGCGGGCCTGTCGGTGACCGACAAGACCCCGACGTTCCTGGCCGAGCTGGTCAGCCGTGAGGGCGAAGTGCCCAAGCCCCGGGTCCTGGTCCCGCGTATCAAGGTGAAGCCGGACCGGTTCGGGGTGATGGTGCGGGCCAAGTGCCTGCCGAAGGTCGGACTGGAGGAGTTCCAGCGCTCGGCGCGCTTCCTCGCTGACGCCTGGCGCTGCACGCGGGTGTCCGTGCTGCCGGACGGTCCCGGGCGGGTGGTGATCCGGGCTGTGCGCCTGGACCCGCTCATCACGCCGACCGAGCACGTCCCCACGGGAACGGTGCCGGGGAGCCTGGACACGTGGGGGCTCGGGCTGGACGAGTACGCCGACGACGTCAGCCTTCCCCTGGCGAACGTTCCCGGCGTGACCGTCGCCGGCCTGCCCGGCTTCGGGAAGACGTCGCTGATCAACAAGCTCATCTGCGACCTGGCCCCCTCCGACGCGGTTCAGTTCGCCGTGGCGGACGGCAAGGTCTCCACCGCTCACGAAGGGGACTACGCCGATCTGACGCCCCGCCTGTTCGCCTTCGCGGGTGACGACCTGGCGGAAGCCAACGCGCTGTTCAAGCGCATGGTGAAGCTGCGGCGGGGCCGTTCCTCGTCCATCCGCGCCGTCCTGGGTGTAAAGAACATGTGGCACGTCGGTCCGTCCCGCATCTGGCCGCTGACGATCCTGATCATCGACGAAGCGCACACGTACTTCCGCGAGTACAAGGGCAACGACGCCGAGACGAAGAAGCTGGCGGCCGTGTCGGCGGAGAACGCCCGACTGGTCGAGGACCTGGTGAAGAAGGGCCGCAGCGTCGGCATCATGGTCATCCTGGCCACCCAGAAGGCGACCGGCGACGCGATCCCGACGTTCATCCGGGACGTGTGCCCGCTGGGGCTGTCCTTCGCGCAGAAGACGGCGGAAGCCTCCGTGGCCGCGCTCGGGGATGACATTCGCAACTGGCCGGACGCGAACCCGGTCAATCTCCAGGACCCGGCCTACGTCGGGGTGGCCTCCATGGGAGTGCAGGGCCGCCCGGGCTTCACCCGCGTGCGCACCCCGTACGTGTCCGACGCGGATGCGGCCCGGGTCGCCGACGACACCGCCCGCCTGACCGAAGACCCGGCCGCGTACCTCGACGTCTATCCGGGCCCCGTCGACTGGAAGCCCGCCTTCATGGACGACGACGCCGACACCCTGATGACCGA